A single Pantoea rwandensis DNA region contains:
- a CDS encoding ketose-bisphosphate aldolase, producing the protein MLISMKEMLAPTREHRFAIGAFNVADSCFIRAVVEEAEATNTPAIISIHPSELEFVTDEFFGYVRERTLKSKVPFTIHLDHGASIAQVLRAIQCGFTSVMIDGSLLPYEENVALTKEVVKLAHSVGVSVEGELGTIGDTGTTVEGGVSKVIYTEPAQAEDFIQRTGVDTLAVAIGTAHGIYPKDMKPELQMHILRDIAQRTDIPLVLHGGSANPDAEIAEAVTLGVGKINISSDMKYAYFAKLREILARETWWDPNVIYPEAITAAKAVIRYKMNLFGGLGKASLYC; encoded by the coding sequence ATGTTGATTTCTATGAAAGAGATGTTGGCACCGACTCGTGAACACCGCTTCGCCATCGGCGCTTTTAACGTAGCAGACAGCTGCTTTATTCGTGCTGTGGTGGAGGAAGCCGAGGCCACCAATACTCCGGCGATCATCTCGATTCACCCGAGTGAGTTGGAGTTCGTGACCGATGAATTCTTTGGCTATGTGCGTGAACGCACGCTGAAAAGCAAAGTGCCCTTCACCATTCACCTTGACCACGGCGCTTCGATTGCGCAGGTGCTGCGCGCCATCCAGTGTGGATTCACGTCGGTGATGATCGATGGATCGCTGCTGCCGTACGAAGAGAACGTGGCGCTGACCAAAGAGGTGGTGAAGCTGGCGCATTCGGTAGGCGTGTCAGTGGAAGGTGAACTCGGCACCATTGGCGATACCGGCACCACCGTGGAAGGCGGCGTCAGCAAAGTGATCTATACCGAACCGGCGCAGGCAGAAGATTTTATCCAGCGCACCGGCGTCGATACTCTGGCGGTAGCGATTGGCACCGCGCACGGTATCTATCCAAAAGATATGAAGCCGGAACTGCAGATGCATATTCTGAGAGATATTGCTCAGCGCACCGATATTCCGCTGGTGCTGCACGGGGGTTCTGCTAACCCGGATGCGGAGATTGCTGAAGCGGTGACCCTCGGCGTGGGCAAAATCAATATTTCCAGCGATATGAAGTACGCCTACTTCGCCAAACTGCGCGAAATTCTGGCGCGTGAAACCTGGTGGGATCCCAACGTGATTTATCCGGAAGCCATTACTGCCGCCAAAGCAGTGATTCGCTACAAGATGAATCTGTTTGGTGGATTGGGTAAAGCGAGTTTGTATTGCTGA
- a CDS encoding class II fructose-bisphosphate aldolase, whose translation MFAMMNDLIQAAAKQQYAVLAINCFNLETARAAIQAAEQQRAPLILNVYQGHSTHFPPAVAVPLVQTLANAATVPVALALDHGKAFPLIGQAFRAGFTGLMIDASADPLAENIHQTAAVVKMAHTAGVCVEGELGHIADAPTYELADASVKMTQVADVLPFIEQTDIDLLAISVGTAHGLYPAGVKPKIDFQRLQELHAVSTRPLALHGGSGTPAEDIRRVSQHGVAKINVGAAVFDAGKNAVEQALKQHPHAELADLLGLMESACREVVIEYLSWSGSAGKA comes from the coding sequence ATGTTTGCCATGATGAATGACCTGATTCAGGCCGCCGCTAAGCAGCAGTATGCCGTGCTGGCGATCAACTGCTTCAACCTTGAAACCGCGCGGGCGGCGATTCAGGCCGCCGAGCAACAGCGCGCACCGCTGATATTAAATGTCTATCAGGGCCACAGCACGCACTTCCCACCTGCCGTCGCGGTGCCGCTGGTGCAGACACTGGCGAATGCCGCCACGGTACCCGTTGCGCTGGCGCTGGACCACGGCAAGGCCTTTCCGCTGATTGGCCAGGCATTTCGCGCCGGCTTTACCGGCCTGATGATCGATGCCTCTGCCGATCCGCTGGCCGAAAATATCCACCAGACCGCAGCGGTAGTGAAGATGGCGCACACCGCTGGCGTTTGCGTCGAAGGTGAGTTGGGGCATATCGCCGATGCACCCACCTATGAGCTGGCGGATGCGTCGGTGAAAATGACGCAGGTTGCTGACGTGCTGCCGTTTATTGAGCAAACCGATATCGATTTGCTGGCGATTTCGGTGGGCACTGCGCACGGGCTCTACCCGGCTGGCGTGAAGCCGAAGATTGATTTCCAGCGCTTGCAGGAGCTGCATGCGGTCTCAACACGTCCATTGGCACTGCATGGCGGTTCGGGCACACCCGCCGAGGATATTCGCCGCGTCAGTCAGCATGGTGTGGCGAAGATTAACGTCGGCGCCGCAGTGTTTGATGCCGGTAAAAACGCGGTTGAGCAGGCGCTGAAACAGCATCCGCACGCGGAACTGGCCGATCTGCTTGGGCTGATGGAATCCGCCTGCCGTGAAGTGGTGATTGAGTATCTGAGCTGGTCGGGATCGGCTGGCAAAGCGTAG
- a CDS encoding PTS fructose transporter subunit IIC, which yields MNDNKRQYGQEIKGHLLTGISWMIPLIVAAGICIALGQVIGGPDVGKQTGTIAWMLNQIGGWGMGLIVPLISAAIAYSIADRPGFAPGLIVGFICGQIGTGFIGGMLGGFLVGYTVLLLRRTIKLPQSMQGLMPIMVLPVLSTIIAGLLMMTFIGQPIVWLQKALIHLLESMQGGSKFVLGAVLGAMATFDFGGPINKTMSLFADGMLVDGIYGPEAVKFVGSMIPPFGITLSYLLTRHKYTKAEKEALKAAFPMGICMITEGVIPIAARDLLRVVGSCVVASAIAGGLIMVWGVEAPVPHGGMFVVPLFTKPLMFCLALGIGTVVCGVMLSLMKKPVTQADEEFDDVEAPGVRDEEIKFTLE from the coding sequence ATGAACGACAACAAACGTCAGTACGGACAAGAGATTAAAGGTCACTTGCTCACCGGGATCTCCTGGATGATCCCGCTGATCGTCGCCGCCGGGATCTGTATCGCACTCGGCCAGGTGATTGGCGGGCCGGATGTCGGCAAGCAAACCGGCACTATCGCCTGGATGCTGAATCAGATCGGCGGCTGGGGCATGGGCTTGATCGTGCCGCTGATCAGCGCGGCGATTGCCTACTCGATCGCCGATCGTCCCGGCTTTGCGCCAGGTTTGATCGTCGGCTTCATCTGCGGGCAGATCGGCACCGGTTTTATCGGCGGTATGCTCGGCGGCTTCCTGGTGGGTTACACGGTATTGCTGTTGCGCCGCACCATTAAGCTGCCGCAGTCGATGCAGGGGTTGATGCCGATTATGGTGCTGCCGGTGTTGAGCACCATCATCGCCGGGCTGTTGATGATGACCTTTATTGGCCAGCCGATTGTCTGGCTACAGAAAGCGCTGATTCATCTGCTGGAGTCGATGCAGGGCGGATCGAAGTTTGTGCTGGGTGCGGTGCTGGGCGCGATGGCGACCTTTGACTTCGGCGGCCCCATCAACAAGACCATGTCGCTGTTCGCCGACGGCATGCTGGTCGACGGAATTTATGGCCCGGAAGCAGTGAAGTTTGTCGGCTCAATGATTCCACCGTTTGGCATCACGCTGTCGTATCTGCTGACGCGCCATAAGTACACCAAAGCGGAGAAAGAGGCGCTGAAAGCCGCCTTCCCGATGGGCATCTGCATGATTACCGAAGGGGTGATTCCGATTGCAGCGCGTGACCTGCTGCGTGTGGTCGGCAGCTGCGTGGTGGCCTCTGCCATCGCCGGTGGGCTGATTATGGTGTGGGGCGTGGAAGCACCGGTGCCGCACGGCGGGATGTTTGTAGTGCCGCTGTTCACCAAACCGCTGATGTTCTGTCTGGCGCTGGGAATCGGCACCGTGGTGTGCGGCGTGATGCTGTCGCTGATGAAGAAACCGGTGACGCAGGCAGATGAAGAGTTCGATGACGTGGAAGCCCCTGGCGTCCGCGACGAAGAGATCAAATTCACACTGGAATAA
- a CDS encoding PTS fructose transporter subunit IIB has translation MNIVCVAACTAGIAHTYIAREKLIKGAHALGHTIHVETQGTIGTETALTREDIAAADVVILAIDVKINGEERFQGKPIVRVKTEVVIKSPVKFLEKVADSLARA, from the coding sequence ATGAATATCGTCTGTGTAGCGGCCTGCACGGCAGGCATCGCGCATACCTATATTGCGCGTGAAAAACTGATCAAAGGCGCTCATGCACTGGGCCACACCATCCACGTTGAAACCCAGGGCACCATTGGCACTGAAACCGCGCTGACGCGTGAAGACATCGCCGCCGCTGACGTAGTGATCCTCGCCATTGATGTGAAGATCAACGGCGAAGAACGTTTCCAGGGCAAACCCATTGTGCGAGTGAAAACCGAAGTGGTGATCAAGTCACCGGTGAAATTCCTCGAAAAAGTGGCGGATTCACTGGCGCGAGCCTGA
- a CDS encoding PTS sugar transporter subunit IIA, translated as MDISRILTPRRVNLALTATTKEEVINELTDLLYQDGAITDRAAFIEDVWLREAEGSTGFENHVAIPHGKSSAVQHTTLAIGRTQQDIPWETLDGSQVRCIILFAVRLEDQNTTHIRLLSQVASALADDEVIAQLLVENDPSNIIRLFSQYAETDLC; from the coding sequence ATGGACATTTCCCGCATTCTGACGCCACGCCGCGTTAACCTGGCGCTCACCGCCACCACCAAAGAAGAAGTGATCAACGAACTGACCGATCTGCTGTATCAGGACGGCGCCATCACCGATCGCGCAGCCTTTATTGAAGATGTCTGGCTGCGTGAAGCTGAAGGCTCAACCGGATTCGAAAACCACGTTGCTATTCCGCACGGCAAGTCTTCCGCCGTCCAACACACCACATTAGCCATTGGTCGTACCCAACAGGATATCCCCTGGGAAACGCTCGATGGCAGCCAGGTGCGCTGCATCATCCTGTTCGCGGTGCGACTGGAAGATCAGAACACCACCCATATTCGCCTGTTGTCGCAGGTGGCCAGCGCGCTGGCCGATGATGAGGTGATAGCCCAACTGCTGGTGGAAAACGACCCCAGCAATATCATCCGGCTGTTTAGCCAGTACGCCGAAACCGACCTCTGTTAA
- a CDS encoding BglG family transcription antiterminator, whose translation MQILTSRQHRLVKLLLQHAAPQPIRELALQLVVSEKTIQRDLQWLESWLGSWSLTLEKTPGRGVRLRVDDIQQRLQLEQQLNGDESSADALGQNSRRVKIASQLLSDAPRATSISKLSERYFISHASIVNDLKVIEEWLQPLGLTLQRGPGGTHIEGNEQALRQAMVSLINDVMQQNVAGTPLLPRLDPGSQQALVHYFGDEDVAFVQTLLQQMEQQLSYPLGDAWYLNLCTHILIMMHRMAQGNALALATLATMQDLDQRILLIAQQMVTQIEQRMCCALPADEVGFIYQYIVSSGIVVEERGDNAPMHNQFSTAESVKITCELIDRFAAFIQQDLAQDRLLFDGLLVHIKPLLNRLKYHIHIRNPLLEDIQQEMKGIFSLTQQAMQLTARTYGLSPVADDEIGYLCVHFQAALERQIAHKRILVVCSSGVGTSHLLKSRILRAFPDWEIAGVVSASNHAAFCQNQTVDLVITTIHLNAGPIPAVYVSAFFNDDDIRRVTDAMIGSQLPDSAHCALAEH comes from the coding sequence ATGCAAATACTGACTTCGCGACAACACCGTTTAGTCAAACTGCTGTTGCAACATGCTGCACCGCAGCCGATCAGAGAATTAGCCCTACAGTTGGTCGTGTCAGAAAAGACGATTCAGCGCGACCTGCAGTGGCTGGAAAGCTGGCTTGGTAGCTGGTCACTAACGCTGGAGAAAACCCCAGGCCGCGGCGTGCGTTTGCGGGTTGATGATATCCAGCAGCGCCTGCAACTGGAGCAGCAACTCAACGGCGATGAAAGCAGTGCCGATGCGCTGGGGCAAAACAGCCGCAGAGTAAAAATTGCCTCGCAGTTGCTGAGTGACGCGCCGCGTGCAACCTCGATCAGTAAGCTGTCGGAACGCTATTTTATCAGCCACGCCTCGATTGTGAATGACCTTAAGGTGATTGAAGAGTGGCTGCAGCCGCTGGGTTTGACGCTGCAACGTGGGCCAGGCGGCACCCATATCGAAGGCAACGAACAGGCGCTGCGTCAGGCAATGGTCTCCCTGATTAATGATGTGATGCAGCAAAACGTCGCTGGCACGCCGCTGTTACCGCGCCTAGATCCCGGCAGCCAGCAGGCACTGGTGCATTATTTTGGCGATGAGGATGTGGCTTTTGTGCAGACGCTGCTGCAACAGATGGAGCAGCAACTCAGTTACCCGCTAGGCGATGCCTGGTATCTGAATCTCTGCACCCATATTCTGATCATGATGCACCGCATGGCGCAGGGGAATGCGCTGGCATTGGCAACCCTGGCCACAATGCAGGATCTCGATCAGCGCATTTTACTGATTGCCCAGCAAATGGTGACGCAGATTGAACAGCGGATGTGCTGCGCCCTGCCCGCCGATGAAGTGGGTTTTATTTATCAATATATCGTGTCATCCGGCATTGTGGTGGAAGAGCGCGGCGATAATGCGCCGATGCATAATCAATTCTCCACCGCAGAGTCCGTAAAAATAACCTGTGAATTAATTGATCGTTTCGCAGCCTTTATTCAGCAAGATTTAGCGCAGGACCGATTATTATTTGACGGCTTACTGGTGCATATAAAGCCACTATTAAATCGACTCAAATATCACATTCATATTCGCAATCCGCTGCTGGAGGATATTCAGCAGGAAATGAAGGGCATATTTTCGTTAACGCAACAGGCGATGCAATTAACCGCTCGCACTTATGGGCTTTCGCCAGTGGCTGACGACGAAATCGGTTATCTCTGCGTGCATTTCCAGGCTGCGCTGGAGCGGCAAATTGCCCATAAACGCATTCTGGTGGTGTGTTCCAGCGGCGTGGGGACGTCGCATCTGCTGAAGAGCCGCATCTTGCGGGCGTTCCCTGACTGGGAAATTGCGGGTGTGGTCTCCGCCAGCAATCACGCCGCGTTTTGTCAGAACCAGACGGTGGATTTAGTGATCACCACTATCCATCTCAACGCCGGGCCTATTCCGGCAGTGTATGTGAGTGCATTTTTTAACGATGACGATATCCGGCGGGTGACTGACGCCATGATTGGCAGCCAGCTGCCGGACAGCGCGCACTGCGCGTTGGCTGAACATTAA